In Oceanobacillus sp. FSL K6-2867, one DNA window encodes the following:
- a CDS encoding NAD(P)/FAD-dependent oxidoreductase translates to MNKIYDVIIVGAGPSGIGVAAILQKMKVSYLILEKEDIGATFSRWPKEMKFITPSFPAQGFGQTDLNAVVPKTSPAYTLDMEHPPGEAYTEYLNVVANHFAIPIKKGVQVNRINKKDSIFSIDTSKGFYQSRYVVWAGGEYQYPELTPFPGADLGVHNSLVPSWEKLDGDDFIIIGGYESGMDAAYQLGKLGKKVTVIARTNTWELDNSNPSIALSVYTYNRVRQLFDSDLLKVAGNTAVTNIEEKASGYDVYTNDGEVYFTPVRPILATGFKGSTTLIENLVTRGKHGGVLVNETDESVDTPGLFLAGSELRHDSHIFCYIYKFRQRFAIVAEAIGQRLNSDLSILEMYKQENFYLNDLSMCGEMCQC, encoded by the coding sequence ATGAATAAAATATATGATGTCATTATTGTAGGGGCGGGTCCTTCAGGAATCGGTGTCGCAGCTATACTGCAGAAAATGAAAGTATCTTATCTTATTTTAGAAAAGGAAGATATAGGTGCTACCTTTTCGCGCTGGCCAAAGGAAATGAAATTTATAACACCTTCCTTTCCAGCACAAGGATTTGGTCAGACAGATTTAAATGCTGTTGTACCGAAAACTTCGCCAGCCTATACGCTTGATATGGAGCATCCTCCAGGAGAAGCATATACGGAATATCTGAATGTGGTTGCAAACCATTTCGCCATTCCAATTAAAAAAGGTGTTCAGGTAAATCGAATAAACAAAAAGGATTCTATTTTTTCAATAGATACGTCAAAAGGATTTTATCAAAGTCGCTATGTTGTATGGGCTGGGGGAGAGTACCAATATCCAGAATTAACTCCTTTTCCAGGGGCTGACCTTGGCGTACATAATAGTTTGGTTCCATCTTGGGAGAAGCTGGATGGAGATGATTTTATCATTATCGGAGGCTATGAAAGCGGGATGGATGCTGCTTACCAATTAGGTAAGCTTGGCAAAAAGGTTACTGTAATTGCCAGGACAAATACATGGGAGTTGGATAATAGTAATCCGAGTATTGCCTTATCCGTCTATACCTATAATCGTGTCCGTCAATTATTTGATTCGGATTTATTAAAAGTTGCAGGAAATACAGCTGTAACCAATATTGAAGAAAAAGCTTCCGGATATGATGTGTATACGAATGATGGAGAAGTATACTTTACGCCTGTAAGACCAATCTTAGCAACAGGTTTTAAAGGAAGTACAACCTTAATCGAGAACTTGGTCACACGTGGTAAGCATGGTGGAGTGCTGGTTAATGAGACAGATGAGTCGGTCGATACTCCAGGGCTGTTTTTAGCTGGTTCGGAATTGCGACATGATAGTCATATTTTTTGTTACATTTATAAATTCCGCCAGCGGTTTGCGATAGTAGCAGAAGCGATTGGCCAGAGATTGAATTCTGATTTATCTATTTTAGAAATGTATAAACAAGAGAATTTTTATTTGAATGATCTTTCCATGTGCGGAGAGATGTGTCAATGCTAG
- the rpoD gene encoding RNA polymerase sigma factor RpoD yields the protein MAEQKSSHIKETNITLEKITEMGRKCDAPAGVETVNFLSDFNNESEQMDKFYGYLQVQKVDMTGDSGETLKQKIVQEEANPNMQSAPLGIKIDDSVRLYLKEIGKVDLLSAAEEIELASLIEEGDLEAKRKLVEANLRLVVSIAKRYAERGVVFLDLIQEGNMGLFRAAEKFDYRKGFKFSTYATWWIRQAILRAIADQARTIRIPVHMVETVNKLMRVQRSLLQDLNREPTPEEIGEEMELSPDKIRVILKIAYEEPVSLETPIGWGNDSHLSDLIKDEEVMSPPDYVAHELLKEQIEDLLDTLSDREENILRLRFGLNDGRSRTLEELGKVFGVTRERIRQIEAKALRKLRHPNRSKRLKDFLE from the coding sequence ATGGCTGAACAAAAATCTTCGCATATAAAAGAAACAAATATAACTTTGGAAAAAATAACTGAAATGGGTAGGAAATGCGATGCGCCTGCTGGTGTAGAAACAGTTAATTTTTTATCTGATTTTAATAACGAATCCGAACAAATGGATAAATTTTATGGGTATCTGCAAGTACAGAAGGTCGATATGACAGGTGATTCTGGAGAGACTCTAAAACAGAAGATAGTGCAGGAAGAAGCTAATCCAAACATGCAAAGTGCACCTTTAGGGATTAAAATAGACGATTCAGTTCGTTTGTATTTAAAGGAAATTGGCAAAGTGGATTTATTATCTGCGGCAGAAGAAATTGAACTAGCTTCTCTTATTGAAGAAGGTGATCTTGAAGCAAAAAGAAAATTAGTCGAGGCAAACCTTCGTCTTGTAGTGAGTATCGCAAAACGCTATGCAGAACGCGGTGTGGTTTTCTTAGATTTAATTCAAGAAGGGAATATGGGACTATTTAGAGCGGCTGAAAAATTTGACTATCGAAAGGGATTTAAATTCAGTACCTATGCCACCTGGTGGATCAGACAAGCAATTTTACGGGCAATTGCTGATCAGGCCCGTACCATTCGAATTCCAGTGCACATGGTCGAAACAGTCAATAAATTAATGCGTGTTCAGCGTTCTTTATTACAGGATTTAAATCGTGAACCAACACCGGAGGAAATTGGTGAAGAGATGGAGTTAAGTCCAGATAAGATACGGGTTATCCTAAAAATTGCCTATGAGGAACCAGTGTCCTTGGAAACGCCGATTGGCTGGGGGAATGATTCGCATTTAAGTGACTTAATTAAGGATGAGGAAGTAATGTCGCCTCCTGATTATGTAGCCCATGAGTTGTTAAAAGAGCAAATAGAGGATTTATTGGATACACTGTCCGATCGTGAAGAAAATATTCTCCGTCTTCGATTCGGATTAAATGACGGAAGATCAAGAACGCTAGAAGAACTCGGTAAAGTATTCGGTGTAACCAGAGAGCGTATCCGCCAAATTGAAGCAAAAGCGTTACGTAAATTAAGACATCCAAACCGAAGTAAACGATTAAAAGATTTTCTTGAATAA
- a CDS encoding TetR family transcriptional regulator C-terminal domain-containing protein, whose amino-acid sequence MNKKQTKSMLTKKRIAEAAKNLFIQKGYASTSIENISEATGVSKGNIYYHFDSKEGLFIHVLDEWEKEWMEQWEDQKKQYSTTIEQLYGIAKHFVINDYNHPLTNVADEFFSHEKSNTLVQNQLYKTINIRISYSQKLLSEGMQSGEFKQDDSLLLAKIFDNLLYGLNDICRDLNMEDTLKLYKKSIDTFLYGIASAD is encoded by the coding sequence TTGAATAAGAAGCAAACAAAAAGTATGTTAACAAAGAAAAGAATTGCCGAAGCTGCGAAGAATCTTTTTATACAGAAAGGTTATGCATCAACATCCATTGAGAATATTTCGGAAGCTACCGGAGTAAGCAAGGGAAATATATACTATCATTTTGACAGTAAAGAAGGACTATTCATCCATGTATTAGATGAATGGGAAAAGGAATGGATGGAGCAATGGGAGGATCAAAAAAAGCAATATTCTACTACAATAGAGCAGCTGTATGGAATTGCAAAACATTTTGTTATCAATGATTATAATCATCCATTGACTAATGTGGCTGATGAATTTTTTAGTCATGAAAAGTCTAATACTTTAGTACAGAATCAACTTTATAAAACGATTAACATTAGAATTTCTTATAGTCAGAAGCTATTATCGGAAGGTATGCAATCAGGAGAATTTAAACAAGATGATTCGCTGTTATTGGCAAAGATTTTTGATAACTTATTATACGGACTAAATGATATTTGCAGAGACTTAAATATGGAAGACACACTCAAACTTTATAAGAAATCCATCGATACTTTTTTATATGGTATTGCTTCCGCTGATTAA
- a CDS encoding AraC family transcriptional regulator: MHATYIHHAFSKHAHSEFAIGVIEDGVEGFHYKGETKFGMENNLVIINPEEIHSGFAASTNGYTYRMIYPNKNLIEKLLGIENATDKSHLFFKEVIISNPSIVHLFLDLHYTLQYSDSELEQKEKFLLFFNILLEGFAEKSMRHVKEHALPQQRILRVKDYIHECYDENITLSVLAGLTGLSEYQFARTFTKQCGISPHVYLSQIRIENAKRLLEKGKNIADVAIDVGFADQSHFSRRFKKSLGITPGQFVSASKNVQY, from the coding sequence TTGCATGCTACCTATATTCATCATGCCTTCTCTAAACATGCACATAGTGAATTTGCTATCGGAGTGATTGAAGATGGTGTGGAGGGATTTCACTATAAAGGAGAAACAAAATTTGGAATGGAAAATAACCTAGTGATTATTAATCCCGAAGAAATTCACAGCGGTTTTGCCGCCAGCACTAACGGCTACACTTATCGTATGATTTATCCCAACAAGAATTTAATTGAAAAACTGTTAGGGATAGAAAATGCAACAGATAAAAGTCATTTGTTTTTCAAAGAGGTGATTATTAGCAACCCCAGCATAGTACACCTGTTCTTGGATTTGCATTATACATTACAATATTCAGATTCCGAACTAGAACAAAAGGAAAAATTTTTGTTGTTTTTTAATATACTATTAGAAGGATTTGCCGAGAAATCGATGAGACATGTTAAAGAGCATGCTTTACCACAACAACGAATCCTGCGAGTGAAAGATTACATACACGAATGTTATGATGAAAATATCACTTTATCTGTTCTTGCAGGACTTACAGGTTTAAGTGAATATCAATTTGCTCGAACGTTTACAAAGCAATGTGGCATCTCACCCCATGTGTATCTCAGCCAAATTCGGATAGAAAATGCTAAGAGATTACTGGAAAAGGGTAAAAATATTGCAGATGTAGCTATAGATGTTGGTTTTGCGGATCAAAGTCATTTCTCAAGACGTTTTAAAAAATCACTTGGGATTACTCCCGGACAATTTGTATCAGCCAGCAAGAATGTACAATATTAA
- a CDS encoding DMT family transporter — translation MRSNRSSFPGIMFGMLAGAAWGLAFLIPSMLSAFSSLEITLGRYFMYGLYSLLLFIIYKKNSFHVPLRVWSKALLYAFTGNVGYFFFLVLGIQYAGATITTLIIGTLPIIISLTGNFLNKEFPFKVMIFPACSILIGVFLLYSGEEGTASSITNSNSNLLFGFLCCFIALVLWTWYGISNANFLKRESQVSPDLFSTIIGIQTLTLVLIALLISGMINQNIMTDLLAKDDLMYYTLGVIILGIAASWIATWAWNQTSIRLSVSMAGMMIVFETLFGLLYSFVYHTDFPSILEWASIVFILLGVVLGIWKINRDKQPQP, via the coding sequence TTGCGCAGTAATCGTTCATCTTTTCCAGGTATTATGTTTGGTATGCTTGCCGGAGCAGCATGGGGGCTAGCCTTTCTTATTCCAAGTATGCTTTCTGCATTCTCATCATTAGAAATTACCTTGGGGCGCTATTTTATGTATGGTTTGTATTCCCTTCTGTTATTTATAATATATAAAAAGAATTCCTTTCACGTTCCATTAAGAGTATGGTCCAAAGCATTACTATATGCTTTTACTGGAAATGTAGGTTACTTCTTTTTTCTAGTGTTAGGAATCCAATATGCAGGAGCTACTATTACCACATTGATTATTGGCACGCTACCGATAATCATTAGTTTGACTGGAAACTTCCTGAATAAAGAATTTCCTTTTAAAGTCATGATATTTCCTGCCTGCTCCATATTAATAGGCGTCTTTTTATTGTATAGTGGTGAAGAGGGAACTGCGAGCAGCATAACAAATTCAAACAGTAATCTTTTGTTTGGATTCCTGTGTTGTTTCATTGCATTGGTCTTGTGGACATGGTACGGGATATCAAATGCCAATTTCCTCAAAAGGGAATCTCAAGTTTCTCCAGATCTTTTTTCTACTATTATAGGCATCCAAACACTGACATTAGTTTTAATAGCTTTGCTTATCAGTGGAATGATAAACCAAAATATAATGACTGACCTGCTGGCAAAAGATGACCTGATGTATTATACGCTTGGTGTTATTATTTTGGGGATTGCCGCTTCATGGATAGCGACATGGGCCTGGAATCAAACGTCAATTCGATTATCTGTCTCCATGGCTGGAATGATGATTGTTTTTGAGACATTATTCGGGTTGCTTTATTCTTTTGTTTATCATACTGACTTTCCTTCCATTTTAGAGTGGGCAAGTATTGTTTTCATTCTTCTCGGTGTAGTATTGGGTATATGGAAAATCAATAGAGATAAACAACCCCAACCATAA
- a CDS encoding methyltransferase domain-containing protein, producing MDRHSLIKKFDKQAKKYNKRRKNNHGYRFRQRIFQEAEGKVLEVAIGSGLNFPFYNKYIELTAIDFSHEMLKTAQNAAKNYPFKTTFIQEDIESVELSTNSFDTIISSASLCAYQDPIHVLNNFQKWCKPEGKILLLEHGICTNKTVGRLQILLNPLMLKFIGCHQDRDITDIIKQSNLTIIREERYFGGYLYLIWAKP from the coding sequence ATGGATCGTCATTCATTAATTAAAAAATTTGATAAGCAAGCAAAAAAATATAATAAACGGCGAAAAAATAACCATGGTTATAGGTTTCGTCAACGAATTTTCCAAGAAGCTGAAGGGAAAGTATTAGAGGTTGCAATCGGTTCTGGACTTAACTTCCCCTTTTACAACAAATATATTGAATTGACAGCAATCGACTTTAGCCATGAAATGCTGAAAACAGCACAGAATGCTGCAAAAAATTATCCCTTTAAAACAACATTTATACAAGAAGATATTGAATCTGTAGAGCTAAGCACTAACAGCTTTGATACGATCATTTCGTCTGCAAGTTTATGTGCTTACCAAGATCCTATCCATGTTCTAAATAATTTCCAAAAGTGGTGTAAGCCAGAAGGGAAAATACTTTTGTTAGAGCATGGTATTTGTACAAACAAAACTGTGGGACGGTTGCAAATATTATTGAATCCTTTAATGCTAAAGTTTATAGGATGCCACCAGGACAGAGACATTACTGACATCATTAAACAATCTAATTTAACAATCATTCGGGAAGAACGTTACTTTGGAGGTTATTTGTATTTGATATGGGCTAAACCATAA
- a CDS encoding SDR family oxidoreductase gives MIVKDKVIIIMGASSGIGEATAKLLAAKGAKLVIAGRREERLKEIKDSIPEADLHCKTADVSSYEQVKSVIDLAMEKFGRVDVLFNNAGIMPTGPLIETRRDEWQQMLDINVTGVLNGIAAALPIMVEQKNGHIISTDSVAGHVVYPNSAVYCGTKFAVRAIMEGVRQEHRLDNIRSTIISPGTVATELAQSIKKDDLREAELEYQKSIDPLQSEDVAKTVEFVIEAPKHVSVSEMVIRPTKQPL, from the coding sequence ATGATAGTAAAGGATAAGGTAATAATTATTATGGGAGCCTCTAGCGGAATTGGTGAAGCAACAGCAAAATTATTAGCGGCCAAAGGTGCAAAATTAGTTATCGCAGGTCGACGTGAGGAACGATTAAAGGAAATTAAAGATTCAATTCCAGAAGCTGATTTACATTGCAAAACTGCAGATGTTTCAAGCTATGAACAGGTGAAAAGTGTAATTGACTTAGCAATGGAGAAATTCGGTCGTGTAGATGTATTGTTTAATAATGCTGGTATCATGCCGACAGGCCCGCTAATTGAAACCCGTCGTGATGAATGGCAGCAAATGTTGGATATTAATGTGACTGGAGTTCTAAATGGTATTGCAGCAGCCTTGCCGATTATGGTTGAACAAAAAAATGGCCATATTATTTCTACGGATTCTGTAGCAGGTCATGTCGTATATCCTAATTCAGCTGTATATTGTGGAACAAAGTTTGCAGTTCGAGCGATTATGGAAGGTGTACGTCAAGAACATCGTTTGGACAATATTCGTTCAACAATTATTTCCCCCGGCACTGTAGCAACCGAGTTAGCACAATCGATTAAAAAAGATGATCTGCGCGAAGCTGAGTTAGAATATCAAAAATCAATTGACCCTTTGCAATCTGAAGATGTCGCTAAAACGGTAGAATTTGTAATTGAAGCTCCGAAACATGTATCTGTGAGTGAAATGGTTATACGTCCTACTAAACAGCCACTCTAA
- a CDS encoding transposase: protein MENEVIEVAFGDVDGVQRNTSRLKKKKVRRRTTNRKLSNWSFGKVYAYLKYKMEAEGMKIDKHDESFTTQQCPCCPRRRKESSRIYTCTCGYSNHRDIHGASNFFAKTFYGEIRVLDFSLKPTKYLRIA, encoded by the coding sequence ATTGAAAACGAAGTGATAGAAGTTGCTTTCGGTGATGTGGATGGCGTTCAACGAAACACATCCCGTCTTAAAAAGAAAAAGGTCAGACGAAGAACGACGAACCGGAAACTATCCAATTGGTCTTTTGGAAAAGTCTATGCCTATTTGAAGTATAAAATGGAAGCAGAAGGCATGAAAATCGATAAACACGATGAAAGTTTTACAACACAACAATGTCCTTGTTGTCCACGAAGAAGAAAAGAGTCTTCGAGAATCTATACATGTACTTGCGGCTATTCGAATCATCGTGATATTCATGGTGCATCGAATTTCTTCGCAAAAACATTTTACGGCGAGATCAGAGTGCTTGATTTTAGCCTAAAACCTACAAAGTATCTACGGATTGCCTAA
- a CDS encoding transposase, translating to MIRCMKTPFRASKETIDRLFECNRVSGEVWNRCLELAKETHLKTGKWIKKSALQKATKRIFPIHSQSVQAVCHKYLFARDAARKARKSGHKNKYPYKQKRYYNTKWANNGFEVFENGKIQLSMGDFEGKRQAPLILWIKALPKGQIKEIELIFDRQLQLSIAYEDGQEAKENTSVNRSAIDVGEIHTIAAVAENGENVVITGRKIRSINRLRNKKVAELQSKMSKCTKGSKQWKRYN from the coding sequence ATGATTCGTTGTATGAAGACACCGTTTCGGGCAAGCAAGGAAACAATTGACCGATTATTCGAATGTAACCGGGTTTCAGGGGAAGTTTGGAACCGCTGTCTGGAACTTGCGAAAGAAACCCATTTGAAAACGGGAAAGTGGATCAAGAAAAGTGCGTTACAAAAAGCCACAAAGAGGATTTTCCCGATTCATTCCCAATCTGTTCAAGCAGTTTGCCATAAGTATTTGTTTGCACGTGATGCGGCTCGAAAAGCAAGAAAATCCGGACATAAAAATAAATACCCGTACAAACAGAAACGCTATTACAATACGAAATGGGCAAATAATGGCTTCGAAGTCTTTGAAAATGGCAAAATCCAATTATCGATGGGTGACTTTGAAGGCAAAAGACAAGCGCCGCTAATCCTTTGGATAAAAGCGTTGCCAAAAGGTCAAATCAAAGAAATCGAACTGATTTTTGACCGGCAACTGCAGTTGTCCATTGCTTATGAAGATGGTCAAGAAGCGAAAGAAAATACCTCCGTAAACCGTTCTGCAATTGACGTTGGAGAAATCCATACAATTGCCGCAGTTGCAGAGAATGGCGAAAATGTCGTTATCACAGGTCGTAAAATTCGCTCCATTAATCGGCTGCGTAATAAAAAAGTGGCAGAACTCCAAAGCAAAATGAGCAAGTGCACAAAAGGCTCCAAACAATGGAAAAGATATAACTGA
- a CDS encoding LysR family transcriptional regulator produces the protein MEFRVLRYFHTVAREGSITGAAKFLHITQPTLSRQLKELEEHLGKKLFIRKSHNIVLTNEGMLLKKRAEEIIGMVDKVEKEFHSMEDTVSGDVYIGGGETKAMKLIAQIVNELQSKYPNIKYHFFSGNSDDVTEQLDKGLLDFGILIQPADLSKYNYINLPATDVWGVVMRKDSPLAVKKAIQTSDLLDVPLLFSRQAMKEDLSRNEFSEWFGEDYEKLNVVTTYNLVYNAAIMVEEGIGYAVTLDKIANTSSDSNLCFRPLEPKLESGLNIVWKKHQIFSNAANLFFEELKNKFLTT, from the coding sequence ATGGAATTCAGAGTTCTGCGTTATTTTCATACTGTCGCGAGAGAAGGCAGTATTACAGGGGCAGCGAAGTTTCTGCACATCACTCAACCAACTTTATCACGGCAATTAAAAGAATTAGAGGAGCACTTGGGGAAGAAATTATTTATCCGTAAAAGTCACAATATTGTTCTGACAAATGAAGGAATGCTGCTAAAAAAGAGAGCGGAAGAAATCATTGGCATGGTTGATAAAGTTGAAAAAGAATTCCATTCAATGGAAGATACTGTAAGCGGGGATGTCTATATAGGTGGTGGGGAAACAAAAGCAATGAAACTGATTGCACAAATAGTAAATGAATTACAATCTAAATATCCTAATATTAAATATCACTTTTTCAGTGGGAATTCTGATGATGTAACAGAACAGCTTGATAAAGGTTTGCTCGATTTTGGCATTTTGATTCAGCCAGCAGATTTATCCAAATACAATTACATCAACCTCCCAGCGACTGATGTATGGGGTGTTGTCATGAGAAAAGACAGTCCCCTAGCTGTTAAAAAAGCGATTCAAACATCGGATTTATTAGATGTTCCCCTCCTTTTTTCCAGGCAGGCGATGAAGGAGGACTTGTCCAGAAATGAATTTTCTGAGTGGTTTGGTGAAGATTATGAGAAATTAAATGTTGTGACTACATACAACCTTGTATATAATGCGGCTATTATGGTTGAAGAGGGGATTGGCTATGCTGTCACGCTTGATAAAATAGCAAACACCTCCAGTGATAGTAATCTTTGTTTCAGACCATTGGAGCCGAAACTTGAATCAGGTTTGAATATTGTTTGGAAAAAACATCAGATTTTTTCTAATGCAGCTAATTTGTTTTTTGAAGAATTAAAGAATAAATTTTTAACCACTTAG
- a CDS encoding MFS transporter, with product MKSSKSLLIYILAVGVFGILNTEMGYIGILPNLADYFDISVSTAGLLVSLFALAIAIAGPTLPLVFSGINRKKVMIMVLTIFVIGNIISIFTTNFTVALIARVIPAFFHPVYVSLAMTVAGASVSQKEVPKAIAKVFIGVSAGMVLGVPIVSFIADTFSIQAALSFFAIVNIFTLLATILFVPSMPVKERLSYGSQLKILTKGITWLSIFAVLFINAAIFGVYSYLAEYLSSVTDMPANLVSIMLFVYGLANIIGNVIAGKLLSESPIRTVTIFPIALIALYLIFYPVADLTVPTAIIILLWGILGGLGANITQYWVMSAAPKAPDFANGVYLSSVNLGTTVGTMIAGMIIAQIGTREILFIGVAALVVSFIFIALRNLLYKTV from the coding sequence ATGAAAAGTTCTAAGAGTTTACTTATATATATTTTAGCAGTCGGCGTTTTTGGTATTCTCAATACTGAAATGGGGTATATTGGCATACTTCCAAATTTAGCAGATTACTTTGATATTAGTGTTTCGACTGCTGGCTTGCTAGTGAGTCTCTTTGCATTAGCAATCGCTATTGCCGGACCAACCCTTCCATTGGTGTTTTCCGGTATAAATCGAAAGAAAGTCATGATAATGGTATTGACGATTTTTGTTATCGGTAACATTATTTCTATTTTTACAACCAATTTCACTGTAGCTCTTATCGCCCGTGTTATACCAGCTTTCTTCCACCCAGTTTACGTTTCGCTGGCTATGACAGTTGCCGGTGCATCCGTGAGTCAAAAAGAAGTGCCAAAAGCGATTGCAAAAGTATTTATTGGCGTTTCTGCAGGTATGGTCTTAGGTGTTCCGATAGTAAGTTTTATTGCGGATACATTCTCTATTCAAGCTGCACTGTCTTTTTTTGCAATCGTGAATATATTTACATTGCTAGCAACAATCCTATTCGTACCTTCTATGCCTGTTAAAGAAAGACTTTCTTATGGCTCCCAGTTGAAAATTTTAACAAAAGGAATTACATGGCTTTCCATTTTTGCAGTCCTTTTTATAAATGCAGCTATTTTTGGCGTTTACAGTTATCTTGCTGAATATTTAAGTTCGGTAACAGACATGCCAGCTAATTTGGTCAGTATCATGTTATTCGTGTATGGTTTAGCTAATATTATAGGGAATGTTATTGCAGGCAAACTCCTTTCAGAGAGTCCGATTCGTACGGTAACTATTTTTCCTATTGCATTAATAGCACTGTATTTAATCTTTTATCCTGTGGCTGATCTTACAGTCCCTACCGCTATCATTATTTTATTGTGGGGAATATTAGGAGGGCTCGGTGCAAACATTACGCAATACTGGGTGATGTCAGCCGCTCCAAAAGCTCCGGATTTTGCCAATGGTGTATACCTATCATCCGTTAACTTAGGTACTACAGTTGGAACGATGATAGCAGGCATGATTATAGCACAAATTGGAACGAGAGAGATTCTTTTCATAGGTGTTGCTGCATTAGTTGTAAGTTTTATATTTATTGCACTTAGAAATTTATTATATAAAACTGTTTAA
- a CDS encoding DMT family transporter has translation MKQRTINILLVITIICISLSAIFVKLSDAPSTVMVMYRMFLACLLISPMIFKHRKAFLEIKMREWIAIVFAGIFLAGHFGLWFESLNHTTVASSTLILALQPAIALVGGLLFFREKVDIRTLFAMGIAFIGVAIVGGGNLGGGSGVLLGNILSFFAVISVVLYLMIGQRNVKSINHWVYSFLVFFISGVTVAIFNLIGGISFTGYSTNDWFVFIMLAIFPTGAHIIFNMLLNYVNTTTVSMSTLGEPIGASILAIILLNEMLTPVEMVGGILIIVGIFYFLRLQGGSKQVILKESESL, from the coding sequence TTGAAGCAGAGAACCATTAACATTCTATTAGTAATTACAATTATCTGCATCTCCTTATCTGCAATATTTGTGAAATTATCGGATGCCCCTTCTACAGTTATGGTTATGTATCGGATGTTTTTGGCGTGTTTATTAATTTCACCTATGATTTTTAAACACCGTAAGGCATTTCTGGAGATAAAGATGAGAGAATGGATAGCTATTGTATTTGCTGGTATCTTTTTAGCCGGCCATTTTGGATTATGGTTTGAATCATTAAACCATACGACAGTGGCAAGTTCTACTTTAATTCTGGCATTACAGCCTGCGATTGCATTAGTCGGGGGACTCCTCTTCTTTAGAGAAAAGGTAGATATCCGTACCTTATTTGCGATGGGAATTGCTTTTATCGGTGTTGCCATTGTTGGAGGAGGAAATTTAGGAGGCGGAAGTGGGGTATTATTAGGAAATATTCTATCTTTCTTTGCTGTCATTTCTGTTGTTCTATATTTAATGATCGGTCAACGAAATGTAAAATCAATTAATCATTGGGTATACAGCTTTTTAGTCTTCTTTATTTCTGGGGTAACTGTTGCTATCTTTAATTTGATCGGTGGAATATCCTTTACTGGTTATAGTACAAACGACTGGTTCGTCTTTATCATGCTCGCCATTTTTCCAACAGGTGCACATATTATCTTCAATATGCTATTAAATTATGTTAATACAACAACAGTCTCCATGAGTACGTTAGGGGAACCGATTGGAGCTTCTATTTTAGCGATTATCCTTTTAAATGAGATGCTCACTCCTGTGGAAATGGTCGGCGGTATACTTATTATTGTAGGGATATTTTATTTTCTAAGATTGCAGGGAGGATCCAAACAGGTGATTCTCAAGGAATCGGAAAGCTTGTAA